The Nostoc sp. PCC 7524 nucleotide sequence GCAAATAACAAGGCTAATCCAGAAACTACAACCAGGGTTAATTGTACCCAGAAGGTAATCCAACCTGTGAGGCGAATGGTGTTAGCAATTCCATGCAACTTGGGCGAAGTGTGTACCAGCGATCGCGTTTGTGTTTCTGATTCGGCTTGCATATTCTTGTTCATCTAAATTAATCTTAGTCCCCTAACCACCAAGATATGATTAATCCTCAGCCTCTACCCCCACCTACAGACATAACACAAACTCATTCATGGCATGGATTTTACTATTGCCTATTGCCTATTCCCTATTGCCTATTGCCTATTCCCTATTGCCTATTGCCTATTCCCTATTGCCTTCTGCCATAATCTTAGCCATAGGTAGCGATCGCAAGGAATTAGGGGTCATGATTCAGTCTTGGATGGTAATTGGGGGGGTGGCTATTTTAGTAGCTTTGGCTGCTAACATCATGACACCTAGCGATCGCCAGTGGTTTAGACGCTTGCGAAGGCCAAGATGGCTAACTTTTGAGGCAGCAATTCCCTTAATTTGGATTACTATCTTTATCTGCGGTGCTTGGTCAGCTTATATTGTTTGGGAAACTGCCCCAGATACCAATAAAACCTGGTTACTCATGGGTTTATATCTGTTATTGGAAGTTGTGACGATCGCATATACACCTGTGATGTTTCGGCTGCGTAGTCTTCAGGTGGGGACACTTCTTGGTGGTACAGGTTTGACTATTTGTATTATTTTGGCGATCGTCGTCTTAACTGTTTCTGGTTGGGCAACACTATTATTAGTTCCTTATTTACTCTGGAGTCCCATCGGTACATACACCACTTGGCAAATGATTCAGCTCAATCCTCAAGATGCTTAAGGTTCTTCCCTGCGACTGATTTAACCAATATTCTCGATTGTCAAACTGGCAGTGTGAATTGAGAAAATATAAGGTCTAGGGACAAGATATGATTCCGTCTTGGATGGTAATCGGGGCTATGACTTTTTTAGTCGCAATTGGTAGTTTCTTCATCACACCCCGTGATGTGAAATGGTTTGCCCAATTGAGTTGTGATTTGAACGATAATTTAGCCAAACGGTCACGAAATACTTCACTCTGTACTAGGACAACATATAGTTCAAAGCTATAAATGGAGTTCAAAAAACTCGAAACTTAATTACAGCAAGGAACATGGTCAAATAGTTCATTTGTACCGTACCGTGATGAGAGAGAAATAAAAATTCAAATTTCAGGCGATCGCTTTATCACTCAATTTTTGGCGAAACATATTTTTGAACCATATTGTGGACATTTTGAATTATATTTTGACCGAAAGTTTAAAATTTTCGACTAAATTAGTGTGTCTTGATCGGCATTTTTTACCAAGCCTAAAAATAAAACTTTTGGTCGTATTATGGTTCACATTTAAAACACGCGGACATAATTTGATTCATAAAGCTAAGTTATTGATTGGCTCAAAAGCTTGAAATTACGTTAACTTTTGGTCACGTTATTGGTTCTTGGCAACTTTTGGTGATCTTGGTTGGGGGAAGGCAGAGGGCAGAAGGCAGAAGGCAGAAGTTAGAAAGATATAATTGAGATACGTCAAACTTCACTCCATCAAACATTTGAGGGATAAGCCTCAGCTTGGTTATGTCAGTGCTAAGTTATCTATTACCAGATTCAGCAAACCTGAAACTTGAAAATTGCATTCTTGACGAGATAAAAACTCAGATAAAGTTGATTGTTTCTGCTATCAATAGAGTAGTTAATTGTCCAGTTTGTAACCAACCAACTCATAAAATTCATAGTCGCTATGAGCGAAAGTTAGCAGATTTACCCTGGGCTGATTACAGCATTACTTTACAGTTAAGGGTGCGGAAGTTTTTTTGCCTTAATAAATTGTGTAAACGGCGCATTTTTGCAGAAAGGCTGACCAATGTTACCGCACCTTGGGCGAGAAGAACTCTACGTTTAGCTCAAAGACTGAGTGCGATTGGTTTAGCTAATGGTGGTGCAGCAGGGGTAAGACTCTCACAGGACTTGGGGATAAAAGTTTCTCGCAACACGCTATTAAATTTAGTCCGCTCAATTCCACTACCACCCATCGTAACGCCACATACTCTTGGGGTAGACGACTTTTGTTTTCGTAAATGTAAAACTTACGGCACAGCACTAATTGATCTCGAACGCAGACGACCAATTGCTCTACTCAAAGATGCAAAGGCTGAAACTTTGGCAGAATGGTTAAAAGCTCACCCTGGTGTCAAAGTCGTCTCACGAGATCGGTCAAAAACTTATGAAAGTGGTATTCGCCAAGGTGCGCCAGAAGCCATTCAAGTTGCAGACCGCTTTCATCTATTGCAGAACTTATCTCAAACGCTTTATCAAGTCTTTGGTAATCACGCCAAAACACTAAAAGAAGTGGAAAAACAAGTCTTTAATACTGATACTAAAGTGCATTTAGAGGTGGAAACAGCAAACAACCTTTCCATGATTGCTGAGACTAATAAGAGTCCAGTTGTGCCAAGGTTTCCCCAAAACACATCTTTAAAAAGAAAAGTTCAATCCGCCAAAGCACGGGATAGACGCAGAGAAATCCATGAGCAAGTTTGGAGACTGCGGTCTATTGGCTTATCAGGGCTAGCAATCGCTCAAGAGCTGGGAGTTTCTAAAACTACCGTATTCAATTACTTGCGTAGCTCAACTTTTACCGAACGTCGTGAACGTAGCGACCACGGTCTGAGTCTTCTCAACCCTTATCATGATTACCTCCTCAGTCGCTGGAATAGCGGGAACCACAACACCCAAGAACTGTTTGAAGAAATTCGCACCTGCGGCTATACCGGTAGTTATGCCACGGTCGCTCGCTTCACTCGTTATCTCAAGACCTTGCCCGGATTTGAGCCAGCAAAAGGTTCAAGAAAAAACGCTTCCCCCAGGGTTAGCTCTTGCGCCCATCGTCCTCTCACCCCCAGTCGCGTCACAGCTTTAGTCTTGCGACGACCAGAATTAATACAGCCTAATGAGCGTGAAGTCATCGCTCAACTACAAAAAGCCCATTCGGATTTGAAGTCAGCTATTGAACTAGCACAACAGTTTGCATCTCTTGTGCGTCAACGCCTGCCTGAGCAGCTCGATGCTTGGTTAAACAAAGCTAAAAACAGCTTGGTTTCTTTGTTGCGCTCCTTTGCTGTTAGTTTAGAGTCTGACTACGATGCTGTGAAAGCAGGTGTAACTATGTCAGTTAGTAATGGCCCAGTTGAAGGGCATATTAATCGACTGAAAATGTTAAAACGGCAGATGTATGGTCGCGCCAAGATAGACTTACTAGAACGACGATTTCTGTTGGCTATTTGAAAAGAAAATTTTGACAATTTACACTTGATTATATGAGTTATAGAAATCAGTTTATCTGGCAAAGGGCAGTTCAACTTGCTATCAATTGTTATAAATTTACCCGCCTATTTCCTCAGTCAGAATTGTACGGTTTAACTAGTCAAATACGCCGTTCATCCGTATCTGTAGCGTCTAATATAGCTGAAGGCTATGGTAGGCGTTCCAAACCAGAATATATCCAGTTTTTACATATTGCGCTAGGTTCTTTGAGAGAACTTGATACGCAATTAATCATTGCCAAAGAAGTAGATTTAGCTGATAAAGACCTTTTCACTCCCGTATTAAATGAAGTTGAGGAAATGCAAAGTATATTAGTTGCTACTTTAAACAAACTCAAGGGTTGAAATTATTACTTCTACTCTTCCGACTTCTGCCTTCTGCCCTCTGCCCTCTGCCTTCCCCCGGCTAAGATCACCAAAAGTTGCCAAGAACCACGTTATGGTTCAATTTTTGGTCAAGCAAGGGGTAAAATCACATGAGTCGTCCCCGATGGCTGGTGTTTGAGCCATTTATTCCCCTAATTTGGACTGTAATATTTATCTGTGGTGCGGCTTCCGCTACTCTAGTTTGGCAACACAATCCTGGAGGTGTGATTACTTGGTTGCTAATGGGTTTATACCTCCTAGTGGAAATTATCACCGTAGCTTACATCCCATTAATGCTGAGGTTTCACAGTCTCAAAGTTGGAGAATATATTGGCTTAAGTGGTTTCATTGCCGCAGTTTTGTTAGCAATCTTTGTACTACCGATTTCTGGACTAGCAACTGTGTTACTGATTCCTTACCTACTTTGGAGTCCCATCGGTACATACACCACAGACGAGTTAAGACAGATGAATCCTGAAGATGCCTAATCTCATCAAAAGATGAAACAGTTCTGTTACTCAACTCATTACTCATTACTCATCACTCATTACTCATTACTCATTACTCATTACTCATTACTCATGGTGTACCTCACTTACTTCAAAAGTGCTGTACATAAGGCATGATAGCAAAATGCAGTTGTCATTGTGCGGCTACTATACCAGGTAGCCTGTCTACCGCGATGCACCGTGGGGTACAGTGGTTCATCGCGCCAACTGCCATCATAGCGTTGATGCTTTAACAGTATTTGCATCCATTTTGGCTCTAGCAAGGAATGAGCCGCAGGATGGCTAAAACAGGCGAGGATGAAAAAAGCAGCCTCTTGGGGAGTAGGAGAACGTCGTAAAATTTCTGTTTGCAATCTTTGTAACAGAATGGGTATGAGTTGCTGTATTTGAATTTGCAAAGTTTTACTGATAGGTTTGGCTTCCAGTTGCGCGAGGAGTTGCAAGCAGTTCCATAGACAATAGGGTGGTTCGTAGTGGGATAATCCACTTAACCCAGATTGAGCGAGGCGTTGAGATAAATTGCTAACTGAACGCTCTATGATTTCTTCATAAGTAGCCCAATCATAAGCAATCAGCCCTAGTAAAAGATTAATTTCCACAGCTAGGCAACTGCTACCCCAAAATATAGAATTTTGGCCATACTCTACTCCTTGGGTTATCCAAACTGGGATTTCACCAGAAGGAAGGATGTTTTGCTGCAACCAATTTAAAGGACGTTGTAATATAACCCGATGTATTTCTGGTTGCTGTGAATACTGATATAAACGTAAAGACAACCCAATGGTATCAGTATCAGGAGGGATAGCATAACCTTCAAAGTAACAAAAGTGATGCTGTGCCAGTAGTTGAAAAATTTCATCAGCCAGAGAGGATAAGTTGTGTCCGTGAGAGCAGAGAATTTCCGCAATTAATCCCATAGGAAAAGCACGCGCTACTATCTCTGATTTTTGAGGTAATGTCAAACGTTGAATTTCCCAACTTTCCCGAAAAGTCAAATCTGATAGTAGATATTGTTCACCTGTGGCGATCGCTACTTTTAAACTATCAATGTAGGGTAGGAAATAATTGCTGGCACTAGCAGAGGTTTTACCAAGGTTTTTCAGGGAAAATAAATCGCTCAACTCATTGAAGTTAGTTTCTAAGCGATCGCAATACTGCACCCAACTTGGTAACATCAGTTTTTGGGCTAAAACTCTTGCACTAGCTAATTTCTCTAAACATTCCCGACAAATTTTGGCCACTGCACCTGTGAGTACCATTGCACCCAGTAATTTCTCCGGCAATGGTTGAGCTGATAGGGGAATGTTAGCCGCCTGCATCACGCGCACAATGGGATAGGTATAGCAACCCCGCATGATATCCCGCCGAATAGCTAAAATGTCCCGGTGCATCTGGTGAATGTAGTGTAGATAGTCCAGCAGTTGCAGCAAACTGGGGATTTTTGGAGTTTGGTGAATAGCGATCGCCGCCGCAATTACTGGTATCTTAGCTGGAGATAATTGGGCAGCATACTGTTGTAATAATTCTGGTGAAAAATCAACAGGTGCTTGCTGATGTTGCTGGATGACTTTTACTGCCGTCTGATAATCAGCCCATAATAATCGGTAATCAGACCAGAAAGAATTATCCTCAGCTAGAATTTGGCTGAAATGAAATACTGCTTGCTGTTGCAGAGCATCTAGCAGAGGCATATCTGCATTCTCAAACAAACTGGCTGGATCTGAAATCTGTTCTTGGAGATAAACAGCCGCAAAGATGTAGAATGATGCAGGCAATAAATGTTTTTCTAAGCCAACAGAACTCTTTTGAGTAATAGCTGACCAATCTTGCAACAAGCAAATCGGCAATGACAGCCAAGGATAATCACCATCACGGTTGAGGATATCTCGTAAATGACCTGTATCACCATACTGCACAGTCAAGCAGTTTTTTAAAATCATGGCTCGCTGCCCTAGTTTAGGCGGTAAATCTAGTAAAAATTCCTCTACAGTGACCCAAGCTTGCCTATTGGTCGTATATTCTATCATCCACAACATCCTCAGCGCAGCCAATTTGAATCCAAAAGCCAAAATCTCAAATCCAAAATTGTTTGGCTCAAGCAGCTTTATCTTCACCAAAAGCGGCTGCTAATTGCTGTATTGCCTGTAAATCTACACCTTGCAGTGCCTCTACAATTTCTGGTGTTGGCTCTAAACCTGCTTCTTGTAAAGCAGCTTCAGGATTTTCCACTAGCCTTTGAGCAAAACTTTCATCAGACATAACGCGACCAATAATTGCTGACAAATCAAACATGATTTTTTCTCCTGCAAGTGAATAATGATTACTAATACCAATTTCATGTGAAGTTGCACATATCTAGATCCTCCTTAAAAAAGGGGACTTTGATTCTAGTTCCCCCTTTTTTCAAGGGGGGTTAGGGGGGATCGAATAATATGCAGCTTCATAAAGAATTGGTATAAAACTTGAATTACTTAAATATCTACCAATTCACAAAAGTTTTGTAACATATTCAAATATAGAGTTTCAGGAGAAAACACATTTCTGATAATCATGCCATCAATGCGTTTTTCGTAGATATCCTCAATCGCAGATGAATATTTTTGGACATTAGCAGCAGGTATATCTAGAAACTGGAAGAGAGATTTTTCAGGAGTATGTAGTTTAACCATACATAGTGATGATTATTATCATTGCTGTAGTATGTATCTGCTATTTTGTAAGTTTTTATGCGAATTAGATGAGAAAGTTTTATCAAGAAAGGCAATAGCATTTTTCTTGGAGTCCTCTTGAGAGGACTTACGCTATAAGACTCGGAATTAATTCCGAGGCGGGACAATTTACGTCAAAGCGGAAGCTCTTGCAGACTGCGCGTAACACGGAAACGTCAAGGCGGAAGCTCTTGCAGCCTGCGCGTAACACGGAAACGTCAAGGCGGAAGCTCTTGCAGACTGCGCGTAACACGGAAACGTCAAGGCGGAAGCTCTTGCAGACTGCGCGTAACACGGAAATGTCAAGGCGGAAGCTCTTGCAGGGAAGGCGGAAGCTGTTGCGCTGAAATACTTAATTAGTAGTTAGCAGTGGGAGATTTGGGATCTAAGGCTACTAAACGCAGTTCACTGGTGTATCTTTGCTCTGTTGTGTCTGTGAGCCAAATTTGGTCAAAGTTAGGCAACATTTCTGTAAAACAAAGTTCATGCTCAGGGTAAGCCTTGGCAGCTTGACGAGCAATTTTCGCAAGTAAATCACAGTAAATTGGGCTATTAAAATCGATATAGTAAGGTTTAACTTCACCGGGAACTTTCACAAAGACAAAACGCGGTAATTCATAATCTTTAACCATTTGGCAAATAGCTAGAAAGTTGTCACTGTGGTCTTTATGATGAGCAAAAGATAAATTCTGCAATTGTAATCGCCAAGTTTCTCGCACTACTACCAGTTGATCAATTGTGATTCTGGGTGTGTGATTAGCTGGAGGTAAAATTGAGGGGAAAGATATACATAAATTAGACAGATTATGTCCAAAAAATTCTATAATTGGTAAACAAAAGCGTTGATCGCTAGTTTGAATTTGCAACCCTGCGGCTGTCTTCACTACCACTAATTCAGCCATAGTTACAGTTTGAGCATCAGGTACACCAGAGTGTCCAGCTTCATAGGCGAAGCGAATATCTTGAGGCGCAACCAGATCCATAGAAAAACGCTGAGTATTCCAATTTGTGGAAGGTAAGGGGGTTAGTGTTGGTACTGGAATATCTTGTGTTCTGGCTGTGAGTAACTCATTGGGGTGGGGATGGGATGCTACAAATACAGCACGAGAGAGAGTATTGAATAGATGTAATTCTCCCAAAATTAGCTGATAATCACCCTGATTGATGGCAGTCACACTGTCAGCTGCAATCATAATATCTGGTGAGCGATAGCGGGCTAATTCCCAACCAGGATGAGGGGCTGTAAAAGCATGATCTACAGCTGATTTTAACTCTGCGGCGCGGTAGTTAACTTGTCGCTGTTCTGGGGGGACAGATAAGATTTCACTCCAAAATTTTTGTAAGCTAGTGCGAACTGAAGTAATAGCTGGGTTGTGATCATCACGCAGCCAAGGTAAAGCTTGAAGGGAAAAGCTGTAAAAATCTACTTCTGCATTGCCGAATTTTGATTTCAGTTCCTCGTAAATCTCCTCAAATACAGCTTGATAATTATGAGCAATTTGGTGAGTGTACCAGCGTGTACTGGTTAACAGCAAATCCAAAGGTGAGCCTAATTTCTCTAAAAAATCTGTCCCTAAAGTTAATTTGATATCTCGACGACAGTCTTCGTAAACAATTGTCCTGCCGGCGTAGGTTTTACCAGCCGCACGAGTTGGTGCTTGATTAGTAAATTTAGTGAATGTAGCTTCTAGATTGACTAATGCTTGATTGAGTCTTTCAGGATCATCGGCGGCTAGAATAACTTGATCTCTGGCGGTTTCTAGTGCGTCGAGGGTAGCAAGAGCAGATGCTTGTAAATTGCGATCGCCAATTTGAGATAATTTCTCTCGCAACAATTTCTCTGGGTGCTGACTCATTGGCACTTCTAAAGTCCAACGCAAAGCACCTAATTGGCAGAGTTTTTCTATTTGGGTATAAACGGTAGTCTCATCAGCAAACATCTCAGCTGAATTTTGTCTGAGGTGATGAGCAATACTCAAAGCTGTTTGTTGACCATCACATAGTTGTAATATCTGTATTTGTGCTGGCGAAAGTGGTATTAAACTCGGCACAGTCGCAGGGAGCTTACCTTGGCGAACTAAAGCCGCGATCGCAGGTAAATAAAGTTTATCACCTTGCAACTCTACATTAGGTAATCGGCTAGGGGCTAACCAAGGACGCAGACATAAATCCTGGCTGAGAGTTTGGGCTAGAGCATTAATCGCCCAACCTTCTAGATATACTTGTCGATGAGCCAACAGTTCAGAGCCGGGGGTAAACTCGATTGCTGTTTCTGTTGTAGTCAATCTGCCCCAACCTACAGGGCCAAAAAAACCAATTGATTCATTTTTGGCACAGTAACGTTGTAAATATCTAGCTAAAGTGAGGATATTTTGCCATACAGAACTCTTGAGGGTAGAAACTGGTTTTTCTAACAGAGATTGGATGTGGCGAGCAAAAACCGGATTCTGCCACAGTAATGCTGTCTGTAACTGAGGTTCAGCAAAGATAGTTTGTAATTGCCGATAATTCTGCTCCCAAGCATTTGATAAAGCTGCATTGAGTCTGGTTTGGGTATTCACCATTTCTAACCAGGCTGATTGCAAATGATTAACAGCATGGTGATCGAAATCTGGTATTTGGTTCTGTCGTAAATGCTGGAGAACTTTGCCCAGTCGTCGCTGCTCCACTCGATCCAGTTTTGCATACTCATCTGCTAAAGAGCGTATTGCCATCAATCGGGCTTGAGCTACTTTTTGCTGTAATTGCAACAGTTCTTCTGCTAATGCGTTACAGGTACTAATTTCTAGAGATAACAACCAATCAGTCGGAAATCCTGCTCCTCGGAGACAAACTGATCGCCACAAAGTCCAATCGCTACCGGATAATGCAATTTGATGCGGCAAAATTGTTAGTTGTTCTGGTAAATTACATATCTGAAGCATTGCAGCCAAAACTCTCCCTTTAGGAATTCAAAATTCAAAAAATAAGTAAAATCTTCTGCCTTCTGCCTCCTTTAAGCAGATTGCAAAATACTTGACAAATTGAGATGTTGTTGAGCAAAATCTTCTATATCAAAGCTTTCTGAGTTTTTTAAGTCTAAATACATCCAGTTAACTTGATAGTAAATATATTGCAGTTGGTTAGCTGCATACTGAGCGTTAATTTGATTAATGCCTGCTGTTCTTTTTTCAAGTCGAGCGATGATTTCATCACTCATTTCAAAACCACGAAGGAATAACTCTGTTGGCTCAAGGTTGAACAACTGGGGATGCAGTTGTAGTTGCTGCCAAAGGCGATCGCTGATTTGTTTGTGAATTCGCAACCCCTGCCAAAAATTCCGATAGGTATTGATGGCATCTTGTTGATTAAATTTTGTTGACAGATGGGCAATGACTTGTGCTAACAAACTCAGTAATTGCTGTTGTTCAGCCTGTGAACGATAGTGTCTGAGGGCAATTGTTCCTAGTTGATTGGCTAGTTGTTCTTCATGCCAGAGATGATGACTAAATAAACCGTAGTCATGGCGCAAAGCGTGAGCTAGTTCGTGAGCGATTGTATGAGGTAGTAATAGGCGAATTAAGTTGTAATGTTCCTCGTTGCTTTGGAAACCATAAAGCGATCGCGCTAGAATCTGTTGCAGTTTGGTGACTGAAGAAACGTGATCCGGTAAGGACAGATAAATTTGCTTTTCCTGTAAATCGTAGTAGGATAAAAACCCTGTTGTTGGGTGTAACCGAGTGGCGGTATTAATTCTAATACCGTGTGCAGCGCATTCCTGCTTTAATTCATCAAAATACTGTTGTGCTAAATCAAATAGATGTGATGTTTGGGGTGTAACTTTTGTCAAAGTAGTCATGATTTTTACCCCAGAACATTGATTAACTTGTTCATACCTGTGAATCCTGCGATTACTTCGTTCCGTTTACGCAGAAACATTTGCTCACGCTGGATGAGATACTGGCTTAAATCAGGACTATTTAAGGCGATCGCTTGTTGTTGCAGTTCTGCCATCCAACTTTGGAGTAAATCGCAAGCCCAATTAAAGCCATAGCGCATCATCCACATAGTTAGCGATTCCTGGGGTAGTTTCTGACGTGCTGCTTCACACAAGACATAGGTTTGGCTGTGATGGGTGGAATCCTTAATCCAATCGAAGAGATCATTAGTCATTTGATGCCAGCATCCCAGCAAATCCACAAAATTTGACCAAGGTTGAATTAGTTCGGGTTGCTGATGGTAGTAACAAACTGCGGCAATCGGAATCTTGGCAGCGCAGACTTTTTGGGCAGCGATTTCCTGAAATCGAGTCAAATCAATGTCTGTTTGGTAAGCATCTTCCATTGCTGATTCACCAGAACGCCACCAAACCTGATGAAATAAATGCCAAAAGGGGTGATCTGAGGGGAAATAATTGTAATAGCTGTGTTGAAATTGGCTGTGAAAGAAATTCAAAGTTGGTAGCAGTGTTAGTGATGCGTCTGTATCCCCATCCATTAAGTTATCAATCAGCCGGATGTAATAATAACCGTTAGCTGTGGAGTAAGCGATCGCCCTTTGCAAAGTTGCATCAGGAGAGGGTTGCAGCGTTTTCTCCACCCACCAAGGTAGCAGAAACATGGGAAAGGCGATCGGATGCAAGAAATAGTCTTCCATTCGAGACGTTCCCGACAGTTGCTGCATCCATTCGGCCGAGTGTTGTGCCATAAAAGGAACTGAATTATCCATATTTTGATAGATGCAACTAACTGCTTCGGCAACAATTAGTCTCAATTGGGAATCATAAGAATTAGACATATATCTTGCCAAACTGGATGAATAGAAAACTTTCTTGAGAACGCTAATCTTTATTCATTCCATTTCGGCTGTTTTATGCAATGGCATATTACTTTTTGTGCAATGTCTGTAAAAAGCCGCCAATATTGGACAGTTTCCCAGAGCGCAAGTTGAACAAGTATTTTTGGTAGTGGGGAAGACGTTTGTATAAAAGGCAGGAAGGAACTAGCAAGCAGTACAGCTTGGGTGCGATCGCGCAAGTTCAATGAATAATCCGCTTAAATTTAAATCAGCAACTGCGCCTGTTTGTGTATCTTGAATTTTCACCAGATCCTCAACCAGGATTAACCTCCCACGAACCATTGAGTACCAGTAAATAGGTAATATGCTCCAGTCAAAATTAACGCGACACTACCAAAGCGGATAATTCCCTCAGAATGCTTCAACAACTTGTTACTCTGTTTCGCCAGTCCCGTAAATAAACTCGCCAGGAAAATCAGGCTAGTATAACCAAGTGCATAGCTAACCATCGTCAACGTTCCCAATACCTGGGAACCTGTTGCTGCCGCAGCCGCCAACACCGCAAATAGCACCGGACTGGCACAAGGAGAACTTACCAAAGCAAAAGTCAACCCCACCCCATAAGGGCCAGCCTGGGGGACATTTACATTCATCTGCGGTAGGGGCAACTTTACCACCCCCATCAACCACAGACCCATGACAACCATAATCAGTCCGACTACTATATTGATATAGCCTCGGTAATCTACCATTACCGCTCCGGCGAAAGATGAGACTAAACCAAACAGACTTAAAATCGTCACTGCTCCCAGCACAAACAAGCCAGCCTTACTAAAAGCGTCCCAACGGGATTTAATTTTCAGTGTACCGATGTAACTGAGATTGACTGGTAAAAGTGCCAAGATACAAGGGGATACACTAGCCAGCACCCCACCGATAAACGCCAAAGGTAACAACACCAAGGGATTTGCCGTGTCCTGTTGGTCAAACCACTGTTGATAACGGTTTTCCACAATGGAAATCACCCGTTCAATCGGGTGACTGATTACAGGCCCCAAAGTCAAAACTATAACGAGGGAAAGCAATCCCAAGCCACCGTAAACTAACCATTTCTTCGAGACTTTAGAACGGCGAGAAGAGGGTTGCTCAGTTGATAACTGAGATATTGGTTTCATAAAATTAGCCTTAAGCTGATGAAAAGATGGAGACTAAATATTTGCCAAAGCAGAGTCGAGTATTTTGGTGTATTCAGCCTTGTTGGGATTATTTTTGAACATTGTTAAAATCTTGCCAGTAGCAGGATTAATAATCGCTACTGTACTTGTTTGACTCTTATTAGCTGTTGGATTTCCTGAAATTGAAAAGGACTCCTGAGAACTGAGCCAGCGTTTGCAACCATCAAAAGCTAGCTTTGCCCCTGAAGATAGAGACAAAGCCACAATTGAACTACTTGTTCGCCAAAGCGGTTTCGAGGATCTTCGTGTAGTCAGCCTTATTGGGATTATTTTTGTATAGGGCTAAAATTTCACCAGTAGCCGGATCAACGATCGCAACTGTGCTTGTTTGACTCTTATTAGCCTCTAGAAATTTACCCAAACCTAATCTTTGTGCCATTGCTTTGGTTTGTTTGAGCTTGGCTTGATCAGTTACATCCAAGACCACAAAATTCACCTTACCGGAATATTGCTGTTTCAATTGCGATAGGGTGGGAGCAATATTCTTGCAGCCAGCGCACCAAGTCGCAAATACATCCACTACAACTGGTTTACCTTGAAGTTCTTTCGCTAGAGGCCCGCCTACAGAATTGGCTTTTTTACCTGCATAGGCATTTTTATGGACAGACTTGGTAATTGATGATTGAGCTTCAGTTGCAGAAATACTAGCGGAGTTGATTGCTAGCATGGATGCAGTCAAAACTAAACTGCTCAAACAAATTTTGAGTAAGAAATTTGCGTGCTTGTGCATAAAATTCTTCCTAGTGGTATAAATCTTGATTGGTATTCAACCCATTTCTGAGTTATTTTTAATGATGCAGGCGCAATCTTTCTCTAAGCTGGGAAATTCAAAGTGTAAATTGTGTGCATCTGTTTATAAGACGAACGAGCATCAAAATCGGATTTAAGGTTTCCAGAAATTTTTTTATTGTTGTCTGTGAATCAGCCAAGACTGTCTTCTGCCAAGTATTAAGTAAGTCGGTGGGAAAAAACACAACTATGTTAAGA carries:
- a CDS encoding lantibiotic dehydratase, which produces MLQICNLPEQLTILPHQIALSGSDWTLWRSVCLRGAGFPTDWLLSLEISTCNALAEELLQLQQKVAQARLMAIRSLADEYAKLDRVEQRRLGKVLQHLRQNQIPDFDHHAVNHLQSAWLEMVNTQTRLNAALSNAWEQNYRQLQTIFAEPQLQTALLWQNPVFARHIQSLLEKPVSTLKSSVWQNILTLARYLQRYCAKNESIGFFGPVGWGRLTTTETAIEFTPGSELLAHRQVYLEGWAINALAQTLSQDLCLRPWLAPSRLPNVELQGDKLYLPAIAALVRQGKLPATVPSLIPLSPAQIQILQLCDGQQTALSIAHHLRQNSAEMFADETTVYTQIEKLCQLGALRWTLEVPMSQHPEKLLREKLSQIGDRNLQASALATLDALETARDQVILAADDPERLNQALVNLEATFTKFTNQAPTRAAGKTYAGRTIVYEDCRRDIKLTLGTDFLEKLGSPLDLLLTSTRWYTHQIAHNYQAVFEEIYEELKSKFGNAEVDFYSFSLQALPWLRDDHNPAITSVRTSLQKFWSEILSVPPEQRQVNYRAAELKSAVDHAFTAPHPGWELARYRSPDIMIAADSVTAINQGDYQLILGELHLFNTLSRAVFVASHPHPNELLTARTQDIPVPTLTPLPSTNWNTQRFSMDLVAPQDIRFAYEAGHSGVPDAQTVTMAELVVVKTAAGLQIQTSDQRFCLPIIEFFGHNLSNLCISFPSILPPANHTPRITIDQLVVVRETWRLQLQNLSFAHHKDHSDNFLAICQMVKDYELPRFVFVKVPGEVKPYYIDFNSPIYCDLLAKIARQAAKAYPEHELCFTEMLPNFDQIWLTDTTEQRYTSELRLVALDPKSPTANY
- a CDS encoding class 1 isoprenoid biosynthesis enzyme; its protein translation is MSNSYDSQLRLIVAEAVSCIYQNMDNSVPFMAQHSAEWMQQLSGTSRMEDYFLHPIAFPMFLLPWWVEKTLQPSPDATLQRAIAYSTANGYYYIRLIDNLMDGDTDASLTLLPTLNFFHSQFQHSYYNYFPSDHPFWHLFHQVWWRSGESAMEDAYQTDIDLTRFQEIAAQKVCAAKIPIAAVCYYHQQPELIQPWSNFVDLLGCWHQMTNDLFDWIKDSTHHSQTYVLCEAARQKLPQESLTMWMMRYGFNWACDLLQSWMAELQQQAIALNSPDLSQYLIQREQMFLRKRNEVIAGFTGMNKLINVLG
- a CDS encoding cytochrome c biogenesis CcdA family protein codes for the protein MKPISQLSTEQPSSRRSKVSKKWLVYGGLGLLSLVIVLTLGPVISHPIERVISIVENRYQQWFDQQDTANPLVLLPLAFIGGVLASVSPCILALLPVNLSYIGTLKIKSRWDAFSKAGLFVLGAVTILSLFGLVSSFAGAVMVDYRGYINIVVGLIMVVMGLWLMGVVKLPLPQMNVNVPQAGPYGVGLTFALVSSPCASPVLFAVLAAAAATGSQVLGTLTMVSYALGYTSLIFLASLFTGLAKQSNKLLKHSEGIIRFGSVALILTGAYYLFTGTQWFVGG
- a CDS encoding TlpA family protein disulfide reductase produces the protein MHKHANFLLKICLSSLVLTASMLAINSASISATEAQSSITKSVHKNAYAGKKANSVGGPLAKELQGKPVVVDVFATWCAGCKNIAPTLSQLKQQYSGKVNFVVLDVTDQAKLKQTKAMAQRLGLGKFLEANKSQTSTVAIVDPATGEILALYKNNPNKADYTKILETALANK